Proteins encoded together in one Chitinophaga sp. LS1 window:
- the rplF gene encoding 50S ribosomal protein L6 — protein sequence MSRIGKAPIKLAAGVTVTVSATNELTVKGPKGELKKNIDRDIKIEVADGVLTVVRPTEQIRHRALHGLYRALINNMVVGVTEGFIKKLELVGVGYKAANAGQLLDLSLGYSHNIVIEIPKELKVTTLTEKGANPKITLEGIDNQLLGQVAAKIRSLRKPEPYKGKGVRYSDEVVRKKAGKSAGK from the coding sequence ATGTCTCGTATAGGTAAAGCTCCTATCAAATTAGCAGCCGGTGTTACAGTAACTGTATCCGCTACTAATGAACTGACAGTAAAAGGCCCTAAAGGTGAACTGAAAAAGAACATCGACAGGGATATCAAAATAGAAGTGGCTGATGGTGTACTGACAGTAGTTCGTCCTACTGAACAGATCCGTCACCGTGCACTGCATGGTCTGTACCGCGCACTGATCAACAACATGGTGGTTGGTGTTACAGAAGGCTTCATTAAAAAACTTGAGCTGGTGGGTGTGGGTTACAAGGCTGCCAACGCTGGTCAGCTGCTGGACCTGTCTCTGGGTTACTCTCACAATATCGTGATTGAAATCCCTAAAGAACTGAAAGTAACTACATTGACTGAAAAGGGTGCTAACCCTAAAATCACACTGGAAGGTATTGACAACCAGCTGTTAGGTCAGGTAGCTGCTAAAATCCGTAGCCTGCGTAAACCAGAGCCTTATAAAGGTAAAGGTGTTCGCTACAGCGATGAAGTGGTTCGTAAGAAAGCAGGTAAGTCTGCAGGTAAATAA
- the rpsH gene encoding 30S ribosomal protein S8: MVTDPIADFLTRIRNAQMANHRIVEIPASKLKKRITEILYDKGYILKYKFEEDNKQGLIKIALKYDPQTKVPAITDLQRISRPGLRQYSKPADFKRIKNGLGVAIVSTSKGVMTDKEAKVQNVGGEVVCYVY, translated from the coding sequence ATGGTTACTGATCCAATAGCAGACTTCCTGACCAGAATCCGGAATGCTCAAATGGCCAACCACAGGATTGTGGAAATTCCTGCCTCCAAACTGAAAAAACGTATCACTGAGATACTGTACGACAAAGGTTATATCCTGAAGTACAAATTTGAAGAAGACAACAAACAGGGTCTGATCAAAATAGCTCTGAAGTATGATCCTCAGACTAAAGTACCTGCTATCACTGATCTGCAGCGTATCAGCCGTCCTGGTCTTCGTCAATACTCCAAACCTGCTGATTTCAAACGTATCAAGAATGGTCTGGGTGTCGCTATCGTGTCTACATCTAAAGGTGTAATGACTGATAAAGAAGCGAAAGTACAGAACGTGGGTGGCGAAGTTGTTTGCTACGTTTATTAA
- the rplR gene encoding 50S ribosomal protein L18, with the protein MSTKAVNSRQKIRYRIRKKVVGSAQRPRLSVFRSNSDIYVQLIDDANGTTLASASSRDKDIVAQKGTKIEKSKLVGAAVATKATSLGITAVVFDRGGYLYHGRVKSVADGAREAGLQF; encoded by the coding sequence ATGAGCACAAAAGCAGTTAATAGCAGACAGAAAATCCGTTACCGCATCCGTAAGAAAGTGGTAGGTAGCGCTCAGAGACCAAGATTATCTGTATTCCGCAGCAATAGCGATATTTACGTGCAATTGATCGATGATGCAAACGGTACTACACTGGCTTCTGCATCTTCCCGCGATAAGGATATCGTAGCACAGAAAGGTACCAAGATCGAGAAATCTAAATTGGTAGGTGCAGCTGTGGCTACTAAAGCAACCTCACTGGGTATTACAGCAGTAGTATTCGATCGTGGTGGTTATCTGTACCATGGTCGTGTGAAGAGCGTAGCTGATGGTGCAAGAGAAGCTGGTCTCCAATTCTAA
- the rpsN gene encoding 30S ribosomal protein S14, producing MAKESIKARQRKREAMVAKFAEKRAALKAEGNYEALDQLPRNASPVRLHNRCQLSGRPKGYMRHFGLCRNMFRDLALAGKIPGVRKASW from the coding sequence ATGGCAAAAGAATCCATAAAGGCTAGACAAAGGAAAAGAGAAGCCATGGTTGCTAAGTTCGCTGAAAAACGTGCTGCCCTCAAAGCTGAAGGTAACTACGAAGCACTGGATCAGCTGCCTAGAAACGCTTCTCCTGTTCGCCTGCACAACAGATGTCAGCTTTCCGGTCGTCCAAAAGGTTACATGCGTCATTTCGGTCTTTGCCGTAATATGTTCCGTGACCTGGCGCTCGCTGGTAAGATCCCTGGCGTAAGAAAAGCTAGCTGGTAA
- the rplE gene encoding 50S ribosomal protein L5, protein MANTTYTPRLQTKYRTEVVNTLHKKFNYKSVMQVPRLVKICLNQGINGAVGDKKLVDIAVDEMTRISGQKAIATLSKKDISNFKLRKNMPIGARVTLRGYNMYEFLDRLIAVSLPRVRDFKGINEKAFDGRGNYTLGINEQIIFPEIDIDKVTKISGMDITFVTTANTNEEAYELLKELGMPFKNIKKDQQ, encoded by the coding sequence AAGTAGTTAATACTCTGCACAAAAAATTCAACTACAAAAGCGTAATGCAGGTACCTCGCCTGGTGAAGATCTGTCTGAACCAGGGTATCAATGGTGCTGTAGGTGATAAGAAACTGGTAGATATTGCTGTGGATGAAATGACCCGTATCTCCGGTCAGAAAGCTATCGCTACTTTATCCAAAAAGGATATTTCCAATTTCAAACTCAGGAAGAACATGCCAATCGGTGCTCGTGTAACACTGCGTGGTTATAACATGTACGAATTCCTGGATCGTCTGATCGCTGTATCACTGCCTCGTGTACGTGACTTCAAGGGTATCAATGAAAAAGCTTTCGATGGCCGCGGTAACTATACCCTGGGTATCAATGAGCAGATCATCTTCCCTGAGATCGACATCGATAAAGTAACAAAGATCTCCGGTATGGATATCACTTTCGTTACTACGGCTAACACCAACGAAGAAGCTTACGAGCTCCTGAAAGAACTGGGTATGCCGTTCAAGAACATCAAGAAAGATCAACAATAA